One Ostrea edulis chromosome 2, xbOstEdul1.1, whole genome shotgun sequence genomic region harbors:
- the LOC125679375 gene encoding transmembrane protein 144-like isoform X1: MSIQPVSVSVSVLFICFVTLLLKSAETSKPTSFNTHAVSTLIENSSYVTTTANYTTDVSTFTTAEVTVSDATLMTTEFPFTNATGGTTVPGTTAANTGDNGTIPEYMGYITAGIAVLLYGSNFAPIKKFESGDGMFFQWILCGAALLVGIIVQVIRGTRHFYPVVMIGGLVWETGNICVVPIVKTIGMGLGLCIWGMTNLLSGWATSRFGLFGVTPSTSIGNDILNTIGVVIAVSSSVIFAFVKNEVTPIQISSETSPLLDDSPSRQSYGSPGDSLYNNSNNHDQLVFNQGRSRGSINRDPAESSDSSFIDQLSPGKKRILGIILSVFSGVLYGQMFTPAIYLQGKKGNSTNGLDYVFACFCGIYLTSTAYFIVYIIFMKNKPKIYPKIILPGIASGLMWGIATAAWFVANQALSPAISFPIISTGPSIVASLWGIFVFREIRGTKNILILLLGFAFVITGAVLTALSEKR, from the exons ATGTCCATTCAGCCTGTTTCTGTATCGGTGTCTGTGTTGTTCATCTGCTTCGTCACTCTTCTGCTAAAGTCGGCAGAAACATCAAAACCTACAAGCTTCAACACACATGCAGTGTCAACATTGATTGAAAACTCAAGCTATGTAACAACTACAGCAAACTATACCACAGATGTCAGCACTTTTACAACTGCTGAGGTAACAGTTTCGGATGCCACCCTGATGACCACTGAATTCCCATTTACCAATGCCACAGGAGGAACCACTGTTCCAGGCACCACTGCTGCTAATACAGGAGACAACGGCACAATTCCAGAGTACATGGGGTACATCACAGCAGGAATAGCTGTCCTTTTATATGGCAGCAATTTTGCTCCAATCAAGAAGTTTGAAAGTGGAGATG GAATGTTCTTTCAGTGGATTTTGTGTGGTGCTGCTCTTCTGGTAGGAATAATTGTACAGGTGATTCGAGGCACACGCCATTTCTACCCAGTGGTGATGATTGGCGGTTTGGTATGGGAAACAG GTAATATATGTGTTGTTCCTATTGTTAAAACAATTGGTATGGGACTTGGCTTGTGTATCTGGGGAATGACCAACCTCCTTAGTGGCTGGGCTACCAGCAG GTTTGGTTTGTTTGGAGTAACACCAAGCACAAGTATTGGGAATGATATATTAAACACTATTGGAGTTGTGATAGCTGTGTCAAG CTCTGTTATATTTGCGTTTGTGAAGAATGAAGTTACTCCCATACAGATTTCATCTGAGACTTCACCACTTCTCGATGACTCT CCCTCCAGACAGAGTTATGGCTCTCCCGGGGATTCCCTGTACAATAACTCCAACAATCATGATCAGTTGGTCTTCAATCAAGGACGA TCTCGTGGGAGTATAAACAGAGACCCTGCTGAGTCATCAGATAGCTCATTTATAGATCAGTTGTCACCAGGGAAAAAAAGAATCCT TGGTATTATTCTGTCAGTGTTTTCTGGAGTCCTCTATGGTCAGATGTTCACACCAGCTATCTATCTTCAAGGCAAAAAGGGAAATTCCACAAATG GTTTGGACTATGTATTTGCTTGTTTCTGTGGAATCTACTTAACAAGCACAGCATACTTCATCGTCTACATCATCTTCATGAAGAACAAACCTAAGATCTACCCTAAAATTATCCTCCCAGGAATAGCGTCAGGACTTATGTGGGGCATTGCCACTGCTGCATGGTTTGTAGCTAACCAAGCCTTGTCCCCTGCCATATCTTTCCCCATCATCTCAACTGGACCCTCAATAGTTGCTTCACTGTGGGGAATTTTTGTATTTCGGGAAATAAGG gGAACGAAGAATATTCTGATTTTGCTGCTGGGCTTTGCATTTGTTATAACGGGGGCAGTTCTCACAGCTTTGTCCGAGAAACGTTGA
- the LOC125679375 gene encoding transmembrane protein 144-like isoform X2: MSIQPVSVSVSVLFICFVTLLLKSAETSKPTSFNTHAVSTLIENSSYVTTTANYTTDVSTFTTAEVTVSDATLMTTEFPFTNATGGTTVPGTTAANTGDNGTIPEYMGYITAGIAVLLYGSNFAPIKKFESGDGMFFQWILCGAALLVGIIVQVIRGTRHFYPVVMIGGLVWETGNICVVPIVKTIGMGLGLCIWGMTNLLSGWATSRFGLFGVTPSTSIGNDILNTIGVVIAVSSSVIFAFVKNEVTPIQISSETSPLLDDSSRGSINRDPAESSDSSFIDQLSPGKKRILGIILSVFSGVLYGQMFTPAIYLQGKKGNSTNGLDYVFACFCGIYLTSTAYFIVYIIFMKNKPKIYPKIILPGIASGLMWGIATAAWFVANQALSPAISFPIISTGPSIVASLWGIFVFREIRGTKNILILLLGFAFVITGAVLTALSEKR; encoded by the exons ATGTCCATTCAGCCTGTTTCTGTATCGGTGTCTGTGTTGTTCATCTGCTTCGTCACTCTTCTGCTAAAGTCGGCAGAAACATCAAAACCTACAAGCTTCAACACACATGCAGTGTCAACATTGATTGAAAACTCAAGCTATGTAACAACTACAGCAAACTATACCACAGATGTCAGCACTTTTACAACTGCTGAGGTAACAGTTTCGGATGCCACCCTGATGACCACTGAATTCCCATTTACCAATGCCACAGGAGGAACCACTGTTCCAGGCACCACTGCTGCTAATACAGGAGACAACGGCACAATTCCAGAGTACATGGGGTACATCACAGCAGGAATAGCTGTCCTTTTATATGGCAGCAATTTTGCTCCAATCAAGAAGTTTGAAAGTGGAGATG GAATGTTCTTTCAGTGGATTTTGTGTGGTGCTGCTCTTCTGGTAGGAATAATTGTACAGGTGATTCGAGGCACACGCCATTTCTACCCAGTGGTGATGATTGGCGGTTTGGTATGGGAAACAG GTAATATATGTGTTGTTCCTATTGTTAAAACAATTGGTATGGGACTTGGCTTGTGTATCTGGGGAATGACCAACCTCCTTAGTGGCTGGGCTACCAGCAG GTTTGGTTTGTTTGGAGTAACACCAAGCACAAGTATTGGGAATGATATATTAAACACTATTGGAGTTGTGATAGCTGTGTCAAG CTCTGTTATATTTGCGTTTGTGAAGAATGAAGTTACTCCCATACAGATTTCATCTGAGACTTCACCACTTCTCGATGACTCT TCTCGTGGGAGTATAAACAGAGACCCTGCTGAGTCATCAGATAGCTCATTTATAGATCAGTTGTCACCAGGGAAAAAAAGAATCCT TGGTATTATTCTGTCAGTGTTTTCTGGAGTCCTCTATGGTCAGATGTTCACACCAGCTATCTATCTTCAAGGCAAAAAGGGAAATTCCACAAATG GTTTGGACTATGTATTTGCTTGTTTCTGTGGAATCTACTTAACAAGCACAGCATACTTCATCGTCTACATCATCTTCATGAAGAACAAACCTAAGATCTACCCTAAAATTATCCTCCCAGGAATAGCGTCAGGACTTATGTGGGGCATTGCCACTGCTGCATGGTTTGTAGCTAACCAAGCCTTGTCCCCTGCCATATCTTTCCCCATCATCTCAACTGGACCCTCAATAGTTGCTTCACTGTGGGGAATTTTTGTATTTCGGGAAATAAGG gGAACGAAGAATATTCTGATTTTGCTGCTGGGCTTTGCATTTGTTATAACGGGGGCAGTTCTCACAGCTTTGTCCGAGAAACGTTGA